The DNA window ATAGTGAGAGCTGGGAGGATGGCAGCATTGTGCTTGTAGCATATGGAATGCCAATACTCATTTCATAAAATGTTGTGAGAAGAATGGAATGAGGCCTGGTCAATCAAGGTATGTCTAGTAAcactttaaagtattttaattccCATCACAGGTTAGATTTAATGGGAATTGTTCTTCAGGAACACACTCAATTTTCTGCTCCACTCCAGTCAAAGAAATGGGCAGCCTAAACTTCCTTTGTTCTCGGCAGCATTCATGCAAGGGTGATGCACTTTATAGCACAAAGAGCAATATTAAAACCAGCTCCAAGTTCAGATGACCAAGCATTGCCACAAATATTTTGAGCATTTTCTGTTCTGCATATCTTGTGAAATCATcacaaatttcttttattttcaaagcacaGACATTTCCTCTTCAAAAAGAAGTAACATGCACAGATAATGATAGATGACAGTAccttcaagaacaaaatgttctTAAAGCaccagaaaatggggaggaaaagcaaaacGAATTTCTAATAGCTTTCATAACCATTATACCTTTTATTTACATTTAGAAAGATAAGTCATGAAActtaaaacaataaaaccaaatgcAACTTGTACAgaaatcttttaaattttttttttattatttatcacacattaaaaaatgaaacacactATACAAATGGTTTTTCATAGCAGATTACACATGGGTCCATTCAGACTCGCTCTCCAAGTGCTGCCAACATGTATAAGTGCTGCCTGTGATGGCAGCTGTTTATCATATAGCCAATGTATTGATTTAAATGCAGTAGCATGCAACCCTTAAACGAGAAGGGTCTGATTCCTTTCTGTTCTTAAATTAGGTTAAATGGCATTGGTGTCCATATTTACATACTTGAAATGTATCAATCCTGAGCAGTTCTGATGTAAATCTGAGACTGGCTGATGGAGTCCTGGTCTCAGTCATTAAAAAGGGAGGTCCAAATGGCAGCAGGGTGGCTGCTATGAAGTTCTGTCGCTTTCATTCTTTCCATCACATACCTACTTGCCGAGTGTCACACAGTCAGGTCATTGCTAATAAAAATGCTAAGCCAAGTAACTGTAGGTGTCCTTCTCACCATCTACACGTTCCAAGTATTCCTTCTCAATGAGGATGTCGATGCATTTCTGTGGGAGGAACAGAACAGAGGTAAGCTGTGGGACACGGGCATAAAAGCCCCTCTGGGGTTGTTCCAAACTTTGATTTTGACCCCCCAAGGGAGTTCCCTGGCAAACAGGATGGGAATAGGCAAAGGacacaaaccacagcagttCACTCTCCTCTTTGTGACCACATCCAAGCAGAAGGCTTTGCTAATCCACTAAACTGAACTGCACTTACTGGATGTCATTCCAGGGGTGTGATTGGGAAATCATCAGCATGCTGAACAACTTCATAGTAAGACAGCAAATAAAGAATTACACCAAGGTGCAGAGAGCTTATGTAAGGTcatgaaagagcagcagcagcagtgagggacTCTCTGTGTAACTGCCCTGGTGCCAGTTTATGCAACTGCTCTCACTGCCTGTCCTTTGCCTCACCTACCCCTTGGTTGTGGATATAAAAACTGCTGGTGAGCTCACTTAAACtgatgaagaaattaatatacATAAATGAATAATTAATATAATCAATATAATTATGagtaaataattaaatacaATGCCCCCTTCCCCAACATTTTTACTGTaaaggaaagcaggaaacaGGAACAAAAGGTAAGCCTGGATCAAGGGCAATGGTAAGCTGACACTGATGTAAAAAGACACAATCCAGCGACTATTTTACCACCACTGCCAACAACGTGAAACACAGATAGTACCCTAAGAGAAATGCAATATGTCTTCTTAAAGTATTTCCTACTTGCAACTCAAAAAAATCTGTCCTTGCCCATCCCATCTCCATAGCTTTCCTTTTTAATTCAGAAGCAAGTGTTTTGTCTGTGTAGATATCCTCCTCACCTCCCGGAATCCAGGTTCAGAGATGTGGGTCTCACATACCTTAATTACAGGAACTCGTGGCTTGAACCTTGAGGACAGCTGTGTTAGCACTTCTCCAAGCAGTTGCTGGTGTTTTAGAACCTTCCTCATTTTCATGATTCTCACAATAgcagcctgcacagcaaagtTGGGAAGGTGTGTTTAGGAGCACAGTACCTGTCCCTCTGTGCAAAGCCATTTCACTCCCCTAGGTGATGTCTGCCCCTGCAGaagcaccaccaccacctcGAGCACCAGACAGGAGAAGCTTTGCCCAGTGTCAGCTACTCACACAGACTTCAAGGACTCAGAGTCTCCACAGCACACAGGCATCAAAAGTGGTTTTGACACATGAATTTTTAGAACTGTGCTTACAGTCAGTCAgtcataataataatagcacCAACTGGTAACAAGAGCCACACAGAACTGCTTGTGTAGCAAAAAGCCTTCTTTATATATTTACCCTTACTGTGACACTGTCTTAGTGGTACTTCTGTatttccttcccctgcctctcaAGTGGATTCCAAATGAACTGATATAAAACCAATGCTGATTTCATACTACCTGGGTATTACTATCGTTTTACTATTCAGTTTTCACCAAGGACAAGGTCTGGTGAATGTGTATTCAAGGAAGCCAAACACTCATCAACATCAGGTACGAACAGTGCCTTCCTCCAGTTTCTACTACAGACTCAAATCACctttaagaatattttaaatacattttttgaaCTCTAATGTAGTTAGAGCATGTTGTCTTCCAGTAAAAATTAGGAAAACCCTACAGTAAGCTTCATAAATTATTACACACATGTGATTGAGTTCATGACAGCATTCTGCAATAAAACTCACCTGAATCAGTAGTTTCCTGTCTTCCTCTATATTTTTGTGTGTAGTTTCTTGCTCCTGCTTCTGTTCAGTCTTCATTGGCACATTGATGTTTACCCTTAATTTTTTGCtgtaaagaaaagcagaaattaatgAACAATAATTAGACTGTTTAAAAAcctaagaaacagaaaaaacatcaaacaaaaaccaactCCAAAATAAAAGCCACAGCACCATGATTACTTTACAACAATACAGGACTTTGGCTCTTCTGAAAACCTGAGATGCTCTTATTCAAgttaaaaaagattaaaataaaaataaagaatgccCACAACCAACCAATGAAACAAACTAACTTTCTGGTATCTCGCAGTTTACTGAACCCATCCTAGTGATCTGTGTAACTAGCACTGTACAGTTACACtgtattcaaaatatttctgtgtgtggTAAGAAGTTTGGAGTCAGTGAAGGGGACAAAGGAAGGCAATGGAAACAATCTGATTTACAGAATTTCTGATTTACAGACAGGATTCTGACTATAATGTGGAGAAATCTGTTTGTTCTGTGGAactgagctctgcctttctTTCACAGGCTCCCTGGCACTGACAGCTGTGCTGAGGTGAGCCCACTGCCACACGTGGCCACTCAAGACAAGGTCCTGTGTCACAAGTGGGGAGCAAACCTCAGCACCAGAGCaccagggagcacagggctctgctcagcctgttTGTTAGCTGCACTGTTATTTATTtagcacagtgctctccatcaTAAattgggaagcagctgctgcacaatGCAGCAACCCTGAGCTGTTTCCATCACTGCATTAATGCAACAGACCATGAATTCTCAAACCTTTAATTTGGTAAAGGGGGATAGAGAGCAGATAAAGGGTGAAGTACAAGGAAaggttttaaaatgttctttcacCTGAGACCTTATCTTCACAAAGCACTGAACTCCTCAGTGAATTTATGTGTGTTTATATCTATGCTCTGGTAAGCATGATAAGAAGTACCACAGTGCTGTAAACAGCTTAAAATACACAACTGCTTAAAGTAAGTAATAAAACCTACTGAAAATTGTGTTTATTAAGTCTTCAAATCACTGTATACACCGTGGTTATAAAACAAGCCTGATCTTCTCATGTTAGCAGTAGTGGATGAACATTTATGCTTTGACCTTTGTGGGTCACTGGACACTACTGTAACCTTATAAAATATCATGGATTTGCTGAGTCCTTGTGAGTAACACCTTGGCAAAATGGCAGCACTTGAATGAACTATTCAAGAACTGGACAAAAATTGAGGAACAAAAAGGACATATGAAAATACATCAGGCCTTGACTTTTTTTATGACTTTATGACAAAGTCAAAGCCTAAGAGCTGAAATCACACCCATCTCCCACCACTCATGAGCCCTCTCCCTTCATGCTGGTACATATTGGATCTACATTTGAATTGGCACTTGAACCCCAAAACTTTCATCCCAAGTATATTAGGTTTCACCCAGATTTTGAAAGCAGAGGAGGATGCTACTCATTACATCTAAGTGATTCATGCTGCTTACTTTTTGTAACCAAGATACAGTTTTATTAAAGTATCTGGTTTTAACTCCACTTCATCaacatttgcattttcatcTTCCAAAACCtgcaataaataaacaaacaaacaagtaaTAAATAGTCTAACATATTTCACTGTATGTTAAGCAGGTCATGAGAAAGCAAGAGTACTTACAAGCAATTTTGATTTCAACAGTATCTGTAGAACTTGTGCCAAGATATCCTACAAAATTATAGAAAACATTATCAGTGCAGATAGACAGCACCTTTGTCTAACTTAAAAACTTGAACAAGAATGAACATACTTAGACTAAGAACTAATGAGTGCAGAACACTGCAAAATGAGGGGGCaagaaaaagcagtaaaaacTAAGTTCACAGAAATAACACCCAAAAAGGACATTGTTTTATGGCGTATTCCCCCTTGTGGTTGGTCAAATACAATAAAATTCTTGAGAAATACTAATTCCAAACAAGAGATCTTTCCAGTTGCTGCTTTAGGAACTATTTTGAAAGCAGACTTATATGcctaagaaataatttttcccaaACCATGCAAATATATATACCATGGCAAGCTTAAACTTCAGAAAGCAAGCACTCTCTGCTTTCTGATtaacatatttttgttttaacagGGATCAGTTCTGGTTGCTGTTGCTGGTTGCTCACTCAGAAGGCTACTGGCAATATTTTGTGCAGGcctgcaaagctgctcttttACTACAGTCTGTAATAAATGGCAACCCCCTAAGACTTCTGGGTTGCTGTAATCCATCAGCAACAATAATTTCTAGGTATGCATTTCTAGAAGTAAAGATCCTAGTGAAGAGGAATACCTAACTTTCCAGAAGTCAGAGCAGACTTGATTCAAACCTACTGCTAAAGGTCAAATAAATGTCAAATTGTGGGCCATAAAGCCTGCTTgggaagaaaaggagggaaCCTTTTCCACAGGAGAGAGCTGGCCAATGAACTGCAGATTTACTATGTTCATGTAAAAAAGCCTTGAGATATAAAAGAATGACAGATGCATAGATCAATCATTTAAGGAAAATGCTGGTTTTGCTAAAATGTTGTCTTTTAACATTAAAATGTATGcattgaaacactgaaaacttctacccagagctcagcaggaaGCTAGACAATTCACTCCAGTCATGAGCAGGAATGTACATGCACTAAGACTCATCAGAAGACCAGGCAGTTATGACTACAGGAAAGTAAACCAGGAAAGTGAATTGACCAAGAATAGAGCACATCTGTCTCCTTTGGGACAGAAGCTGGTTCTGGCTCCAAGCATGTGTAATCCAAATTTCTTATGATAGCAGGAAGAGCCCTGAAGACCAAAACAATTGCTCACAAGAGTGTGGTAAAACATGGAAAGTCACTACCATTTTTATTTGAGTACTGTCTGTCAGCTGCTGCACAGTGTAGGCATCTTCTGTGTTGTACTGCAGTAAAATTGCCATCTGGAATGTGGATGCCTGACAAATCCAAAAACAAAGAACACAGGGGAGAGGGGGGAAATCAAAAAATGAGAACTTACAAACACTTTCTGAATTTGAACAGCCTGAAACACACCAGTTAAACACACACACTGGAATATTTGGACAACAGAGAATACCCAAGTTGTGCTAATTACAAAAAAAGAATCAAATGTTGCTTTTACAACCAGAACTCCCCCTTCCAGCATTATCTAAACAAAAACCCCAGGATTAGAATCATTTAGCTTGCTTCAGACATTCCATCAAATTGTCTATTATGGCATCAAAGCATTATCCTTGTATTTGCCAATATCGTTTTAAGTTGTTTTCCTCTGTCACTCCAACTCTTGCCCATTTAATCTGCACTATACCCAATACAGACTGCTGAATTCATCCTCACAACCCTCCCAACTCCAGCAGAATAATGAAACCAAATTTATACACCACGCAGCTCTCAGTAGCTGATCCATCTCTATCATCACAGGGTTAATCTATGATGACAAGGTCAAAGTCTGACACTATCTTGTTTCTTCTCCCATCTACTTTTTGAGAGAAAGCAGACAGGAAAGTATAAGCAGCATGAGATCCTAGGCAAAGAGGTTGCATTTATctcaaaaaatgcatttcagtaCCTGTTTAAACCACAGGTGATGTGTTCCATTTCCTAAGTCAATTTTAAACACAGATCTTTAGCATCAGtatagtaaataaaataaatatatataaaggttCTACTGGCTGCATGCAGTCCTCTGAAAACAGCCATCATCAAGTGTTTCTATTGGTATGACTTGTCCTTACCTGTAATGTGTATCTGTTTTTGAAACAGTTGGTAACCAATTCCCCTTTGGACAGCTGATACAACCATgttaattttcttccactgTGACGACTGGCATAAAATGCAGTAAATCTCTGATAGCTCCGTTCTAACTGTATAAAAACATGagtaacaaacaaacaaacaaacaaataaataaataaataaagtattaTCTACCTTCCTTTACCATTACTAGAACATGTTATGGAATCAGATCTGATCACCCTCAACCACCATGTTGTCTAAATAGCCTGAATGGAAACTCAAAGTATTCAAATTTGGCAGActggatgaaaaatttctctctgTTATAAATTTCTCCTTTAAAATATCATTAACAGTACAAATGTAAACAGCATTTAAGGTTCATTCTTCCTTTTATGAAACATTAAGCATGGCTAGAAAAGCAATTTGTTTTAACCACCTTCATCCTCCAGGAAACAgcattaaatttatttctcatgTTAAATATTCATGTCTTTTTTCTGGATAAGCACTCAGCAGAAAACTGATTATAATATCTAAAGATTTTACTGGGCAAGGCTGAAGCAATGGTATGAAAAGGTTTCTTAAATTACGCAAACCCAGAAAAATGTACTAACAAAGATTTGCTTTAGTTGCTGTTGAGTATTTTGAAGAAAGATTCATTAACCAGGGAGTTTTCATGGGAAAGATACGAAAACACAGCTTTCACACAGCTCCCTCCTACTACCTTATCCAATTATCTTGTGCCAAATATCCTCAGGCCAAATAGGCAAATATCAGAGACATTTATAGCCCTCTCTGATACACAGCAGAATGGAAGGAGACAGCCTTGTAAAAAAATTTCTCTCAGGATCATTCCATGCTCAGATGAACCAAGAGCAAGTGCCTCACCTCAGATGGCAGAGCAAATGTGCAGGACTGCTGGAACGGCCACGATCCAGAGCTCAGCACCTGGATGCTGAAATCCACTGAAAGACAGGAGAAGAGGATCAGCTGCATTATCCCACTTTCTCCTAACTCCCTCTTCACACACAGTCCCAGTTCTTACACAGACATGTTTCTGATTCATGGTCAAACTAACATGGTAAAAAATCATTAAgcactattttatttttgtcagagCATAACCAAAGCTGTTCATGAGAGATGTCCTTGCAGCTGGAGAGCTTTAGATTTACTGTTACAGGCACTCAATCTTCTCTTATTTGGAGAAGTTATTATTCTGTTTCTATCCCTACAATGTGTTACAATTTTCCCACTTCGGTGTTAAAAGAGAAAGTGTTCATCATCACTCCACAATACACAACTGCAAGAACAGACCTTCACACCTATACTTGTAAGGTATTTTGGTCAAGTCAAGTACAAACAATATAAAAACTAAGTAAAATTTAAACCTGATGATACCCAACTCTAATTGTAATCCAAGAAATATTTATCAACTCTTGACAGAATTTGGTTCAACGTGCTTCAGTTGAAAAGGAAAGCATAAAAAGGTGACAGGGGCATCTAACAACCTGGAAAACAATATCCTTAATACTTTCACATAAGTCTAAGTATTAAACAGTTAAAAATCAAAactgtttaaagaaaaacatctctCCAATCAAGCataagaaaagggaaaaaaaagacgAGACAGTATTCAACTTAATTTAGTTATGTACCTAAATGTGAGCTCTAAAATCAGGAGGAGGCTACTCAGAAAACACATAAAGAGCTACTGGAAGACAAAGAACAGACCTAGAATTTAAACATCCCAGCTATCATGGTCAGCACTCTAATTTGTGGCAATATGAGTAAGTCACATATTTCCCTCACACGCTTAGTTCTGCAGCAATAAGAGGAAGCTATAGTATGCAATAGTAACTTAGGTAAAGGTGCTACTTACAATCTAATGGTTCTGAATTGGTCAGGTGCTTTTTAAACTGCTCATTCAAATCCTTGCTTACACCAATGTCTTGGAACATCCGCTGCAGCTTGGAGGTATACTCAAAACCACAAGCTTGCTGCATTTAAAAGCACAGATACATCAGCAAGACACATATTGGACATTGGCTAATGAAAAGAACAAAGTGTTGGAACTTATTTCCTTAACAGAAGATGAACAAAGTTCCATATTTCCCTTCCTTAAAGTGCCCATCCCCCCTGGAATATGAGCTTTACCTGCCATTGAAAACTGAcaaaaattttgtttaaagatTAAGCAAAACACAATGAAAGACTACTCAAAGGGTAGTCAACTGTATTTTGCTTAACTCTGCCTAAATATGGCTAATGAGTTATGGTTAATGAGTACTTTTCAGTACTCATTCCTTTGAATAATTAAATCCATGTCATTAATTTGGCTAAGAATAATTAAGCTTAGCTCCATCAGGCATGCACTAGAAGTTcctatgatttaaaaaaacaaacaaaaaaaccataggttgtgtatttttctgtgtataaaaataaacaaatgaaaggATGCATGTCAATGCTTTCCAAAACAGCGTGAAGATCTGCAAGGCAATAAATCATGGGACAGTCATGGAATACTCACTTTTAGTTTGGAGATCATGCTTGCCTCAGCATCATCACTAGCACTGTTTTGATGCACAAGTCTCTTTGCCAGCATTTTAGCATAGAATTTTTGAAACACATCTTTATCCTCAATGTACTTGAAGACAACCATCTGGAAAAGCCAAGATAATTTgtaagggaaaaatatttaaacatttgtCTTGAAAAAGATGTAGCAGGAACTACTTGATTTGCACCTAAATTTTAAAGattgggagggttttttttggcttttttgagAGAGGGTGGAGGGACTGGTGGTGTTTGCTTTAAATATGAATactattttaaaacaagaacTGTATGTTCCACATGTAGAGCATATTACATATATGTGGATATATGATGATATAAAAAGATGTCATGGAAATGATACattttatatgcatatatgGATTAAGCAAAAGCCTAACTTCAATATAGCCACTTTAAATCTGCCATAAAGAgttttttaataaagcaaataaaataacttttaatattttgtatGTATTTATAGACATCTTACCACTTGATTGAGTGTATCTTCCAATTCTGCTTCTTCTGGATTCTTTGAGCTGTAATTAAAGAAGTGCCATTTTTAATGAGTCCCAAACCAGTAGAATTAAACCAACATATGGATGCATATGGAAGCTTCAGAAATCAAAGAATGCAAATTTGAGTAGTTCTGGGATCAAAGGctctttaaagagaaaacaatgtAATGAAGTGAACAGTTCACTGCTCCACCTGTCAGCAATTCTGAGGTTCCCAAATGTCACAGGCTGAAGTCTTGGACCATGACTTGCTTGGGACTTGCTGGTAGCCTGGTATTTTTCAGGATTTATGAGCTTAAACATGGACCTCTCTCTTCCTGCTGCTAGATGCTATCTTTATTTCTTATCTTAGGTAGTACAGTGAGAAGAAAACAGCTCACAGAGCTAGGACTTGACTGGGTAAAAGCTCAGGTGGCACCACATTGCCACATTGTCTTCCTCCATCTCATGTTTGCCCACCAGGCAGACCCCAAATCTACCCTGCACACAGTCAGTATTtgtaaaggagaaaataaaccCTTTGCTGAATGAAGGAGGagatgggaaagagaaaagtgaGCAAGTTCTCCCATTTTTGGGTTGTTTGGTGGTGGCTTTTTTCCCTCCGCCAAAACGACTAGAAATGGGACAAAACTGACACCAATCCAGTATGAACTGAACTGATACCAACTCAGGGTATGAGCTGCTGAATCATTTAAAGCCAAATacctttaattaaaatatgaacTATGAAAGGTTAGAAAGCAGTTTTTCTCCTCAATTTCTGCCCAGATAGAAGAAGGtatagaaaaaacaaaaggagggaaGCAACAGTTTTAATGGAAAAAGGGAATGTGCATCTCTTTCACTTTACAAGATACAACGCAATTTAAGTTTTTCAGTGTAAAAAACCCTACCTCCTTCAGTtttactgaaaaacaaaaatttaagaTTGCTGTAAGGCAAGAAAGGTTTGCTTATTTCCTCCAACAACACAACCTTTAGGAATGGTCCCACTGAAATTTTTGTATCCAGAAtttgataaaattaatttcttgcaAAGTCAAACTGTGCTTCTGAAGACAGTATAAAACTTCATAGGCTacaaccttttaaaataaaagccagCATGAAATAATCATTTGTCTTTGAGGACATACCTTTTCTTTAGTAAAGAGTCACAGTATCGTGCCAGTAGCTCTGGGGATTTACTGGATGATTGAGCCATTTTTGTTACTgcattattatttataaatcgACCACAAGCCTATAAATCACAAAAGACAGTGAAATTTTGGgagacaattttttttattttgcatggaaaaaaaaccaaacaagtcCAGCATCTGCCACTACATGCACTTACTTTGTCTAGTGCAGCCACGAAGCCAGCATCATTGTTGAATGCAGACATGACTAAAGCGTTGTACTTCTTATGGACATCCAACACTGTCTGTACATACATTTTTGGATCCTGCAATAAGGAGAGACTGGATTTTGCAACCTGCTGACTTTCTGCTTTCTACTTCCTCCAAAATGGAGCTATTCACTGATCCAAGAGAATTTGTGTAGAGAAAGTCTATGATGTATTAGAAACATTTTGAAGGTAAACCAGTACCCAGACTAGTTCAGGTCTTATGTCCAGGACTGACTCATGTTACTGCAAGCTTTCATTTACAGCAACCTAAGTGCAGAGTGTACCACATCACACAAAAGACAACAAAGTATTTACTCAACcctgaaaacattttcaaagacTTAAACTTATTTCAAGTCACTCTTGAGAGAGATGGACAATTATAAAGTGGCAGCTGCTACAGAGGAAAATCTCTGTAGTAAGAATGTGACTGGTGTATATCCAGTAGGTACAACTTAGTACAGACACCTCAGTCATTGGCAGTTCTTAAAAACTATGTGCTCAGCACCCAGTGGCAGCCAGATGCCAATAAACATCAAGCTTACTGTACTCAGACTGAGCTCTTTGTGCAGTTACTGATCTTTGCTTCTTAATAAAGACAGACTGGAGTCAAGGAGTAGGGACAATGATGGGCAAGTAAATCATCAGGCACACAGGACAGCTACTACACAACAGGCTGGAAGACTAAAAAAGGCTGGAAGTCTTCAATTTGGAGATCAGAAGATCTTGTTGGCTAGAAGTGGAGGAACATGGCAGGGTTTTATCAGGATCCTGAAAAACATTTCCTGTTGTCACTGAAGACAGACACAGGCTACCATGGACCACCACTCTCATGCCATGCTTGAGACGAAGAACTGAGATTATTGAGAGCTTCTGAGATAAGGAATGCAAGTGGATTTGAAGGACATTCAGAAAAGTACTGATTACAAGGactaaaaaaaacaacaaacaaaaggCACAAAAAGCAGCCAATTTTCTGACTGAAAAGCAGTCTTGTTAATACAGTTAACAGAGACTAGAGCACAACTCCTTCTGCATTGAAGTCTAAAACAGGTGAAATGAGACAGGCTGGTATGACTATTTCTCTGCACTGACTACAGAGAAAGTGAGAAGCATTTGTTCACTTGATTATCTGTTTAGATGCAGTACAGGTAAATGAGGTTGGGAAGAATCAATCCTAAGTGTGACAGAGGACTAACAATGCAGTGATGAACAGCAATACAGTGGTGTGTGGGATATTGCAAGAAAAGGCAAGATGGTTCCCAAGGGTAACAGCCAGAGATACTGCTGTGAAAATGAAGAACAAATGTGTGGAATAAggaatgaaagagaaagaagtggaaacaagaaaaagtgTCAGAGGCTGGAAGAGTTTTGTAAATGGTTGGAGTCAACTAATACATGCAAATCTTGGACCTCCTCTCTCTGAAAGATGAAATAATTCCTGGAGAAAGagctttcattttttctggTGGCCTAATTCTTCAAGGCCtaagcaggaaaaaacctcaaGAGTGATGACCACTAGGGGATGTGCAAAGCATGGAGCAGATCTGATCTCAAAATTCACAGAGACGCCTATAAATGAAACTGAAGATTCCTGAACTTGCTTCAAGATTACTTTATGATTCATAAAAGATCAACACTGCTAAAAAGTTGTGCACTTCAAACGACAGAAATGAACAACAGACACTACACCCTTCGATACAGATTACTGCTTTAGTATGAAGCTATTTTAAGAACTTCTCAGGAAAGCAGTAAGTTAAAATAAACTTT is part of the Ammospiza nelsoni isolate bAmmNel1 chromosome 1, bAmmNel1.pri, whole genome shotgun sequence genome and encodes:
- the CUL1 gene encoding cullin-1 isoform X2 — encoded protein: MSSNRSQNPHGLKQIGLDQIWDDLRAGIQQVYTRQSMAKSRYMELYTHVYNYCTSVHQSNQARGAGVPPSKSKKGQTPGGAQFVGLELYKRLKEFLKNYLTNLLKDGEDLMDESVLKFYTQQWEDYRFSSKVLNGICAYLNRHWVRRECDEGRKGIYEIYSLALVTWRDCLFRPLNKQVTNAVLKLIEKERNGETINTRLISGVVQSYVELGLNEDDAFAKGPTLTVYKESFESQFLADTERFYTRESTEFLQQNPVTEYMKKAEARLLEEQRRVQVYLHESTQDELARKCEQVLIEKHLEIFHTEFQNLLDADKNEDLGRMYNLVSRIQDGLGELKKLLETHIHNQGLAAIEKCGEAALNDPKMYVQTVLDVHKKYNALVMSAFNNDAGFVAALDKACGRFINNNAVTKMAQSSSKSPELLARYCDSLLKKSSKNPEEAELEDTLNQVMVVFKYIEDKDVFQKFYAKMLAKRLVHQNSASDDAEASMISKLKQACGFEYTSKLQRMFQDIGVSKDLNEQFKKHLTNSEPLDLDFSIQVLSSGSWPFQQSCTFALPSELERSYQRFTAFYASRHSGRKLTWLYQLSKGELVTNCFKNRYTLQASTFQMAILLQYNTEDAYTVQQLTDSTQIKMDILAQVLQILLKSKLLVLEDENANVDEVELKPDTLIKLYLGYKNKKLRVNINVPMKTEQKQEQETTHKNIEEDRKLLIQAAIVRIMKMRKVLKHQQLLGEVLTQLSSRFKPRVPVIKKCIDILIEKEYLERVDGEKDTYSYLA
- the CUL1 gene encoding cullin-1 isoform X1; this translates as MSSNRSQNPHGLKQIGLDQIWDDLRAGIQQVYTRQSMAKSRYMELYTHVYNYCTSVHQSNQARGAGVPPSKSKKGQTPGGAQFVGLELYKRLKEFLKNYLTNLLKDGEDLMDESVLKFYTQQWEDYRFSSKVLNGICAYLNRHWVRRECDEGRKGIYEIYSLALVTWRDCLFRPLNKQVTNAVLKLIEKERNGETINTRLISGVVQSYVELGLNEDDAFAKGPTLTVYKESFESQFLADTERFYTRESTEFLQQNPVTEYMKKAEARLLEEQRRVQVYLHESTQDELARKCEQVLIEKHLEIFHTEFQNLLDADKNEDLGRMYNLVSRIQDGLGELKKLLETHIHNQGLAAIEKCGEAALNDPKMYVQTVLDVHKKYNALVMSAFNNDAGFVAALDKACGRFINNNAVTKMAQSSSKSPELLARYCDSLLKKSSKNPEEAELEDTLNQVMVVFKYIEDKDVFQKFYAKMLAKRLVHQNSASDDAEASMISKLKQACGFEYTSKLQRMFQDIGVSKDLNEQFKKHLTNSEPLDLDFSIQVLSSGSWPFQQSCTFALPSELERSYQRFTAFYASRHSGRKLTWLYQLSKGELVTNCFKNRYTLQASTFQMAILLQYNTEDAYTVQQLTDSTQIKMDILAQVLQILLKSKLLVLEDENANVDEVELKPDTLIKLYLGYKNKKLRVNINVPMKTEQKQEQETTHKNIEEDRKLLIQAAIVRIMKMRKVLKHQQLLGEVLTQLSSRFKPRVPVIKVCETHISEPGFREVRRISTQTKHLLLN